ATCAGGCTGACACGGGAGTAGCGAGTTTGGAAGATATCCTGTTCCAATAGATAAGTACGCTTTCCCATCAAGAACTGCAGAGCTTTCAAAAATAGCTATTAGACACTCACGTCCAAGATTTGGGACAAAGCCTCGGCTGATGGTGGCTCGGTAATGCCCTCAAAAAAGGCACCTAGGGCTTCTGCATCCTCTATTGCTTGACTTgcgccttggccttgcgtGGGAAGCATGGCATGAGCAGCATCGCCAATCAGGAGGACACGTCCTCGATGCCAGGTCTTGAGAGGGTCCTGTGGATTCATCAGTCAAAGATCGTCCCAGGGAAAACAAACTCATGGACCATGTACCAGGTCCCGCAGTTGCCACAGTCCAAGATCGGAGGAATGTCTGGAGAACGTCAGAAAAGATGCCCAAGTTGTCTAGTGACGAACCCTCCTTACTTGAATGTGCTGGTCATCCATTGAGGGAATTCGGAGAATGTATCGAGCATCTTTTGCAAGTTACCCTCGGCGACCCATGATTGCTTCGCGGAGGGATCTTCGTTCATTTGCTCTGGGATATCGACGAAATGAGTGATCGAGTCTTCGCTGGGCCAAGTCGTCATCACTTACCGTCTGGCACGAGCGCAACGATTCCAAAGACCTCGCCTTGCCTCCCGGGACCCATCACCAGTCGGCAATTGTGCGCTACCATCATGGAAGTGTAGGGAGCACGAGGGTTGATCTTGGAACAAAAGTCGGGCTCCTCCTTCTCTAGTGTCTCGCTGGGGATCTGTTCTCACATTAGCTGTATCCCCATAAGTTCCTAGTCTCGTGCGAGCATCTACCATCAAACGATACGCTGTAATGAAAGGAATCAGCCTAtgtttccattttccctGTCATGGCATACGAAGACTTACCGGAATGACCTGTCGGTAACGGAGATGGCTCCTCTTGCAAGACATGCTTGCGAATCACGCTGTGACTACAGGCCCATAGAAGCGCAATTAGACATTTGCCACCACATCGCAAAATCAACGCTAATGCAAATGAAAGTGAAGCGTGTCGGAAAGGATGAGCGGCGGTAATACTAACATTCCATCGGCAGCGACTACAAAGTCAGCAGTGACAACTTCGCCATCTTCCAGTGTGACAGACCCCGTCACAGGATCACAGTCGACGACTCGGGATGCGGTTCGGACGGTGACAGGTTCGCCCTCGCGCTCAGTTGAGATCGCCGCTTCCTTTAATTGATCGTGAAAGTCTCTACGGTGGAAACATAAACGCTCGGCACCGTATTCGGCTGTTGTGGAAAGCGGCACCGAGTTCACCAGCACGCCGTCAGTGTTGTAGACGCGGAACCCTTCATCGACCATTGATCGCGCCGCCACCAATTCTTTCTTCAAGCTCCATGTTGACTCGACAATTCTGGAAGCATTTGGCTGTAATGAGATCAAGGCACCGATCTCTTTGTTCAATCTCGATTGCTCCAATACGGTGATTTGGCGATTAGGTCCTCGCAGCGCGATCGCCGCAGCGAGGCCTGCGATTCCGCCTCCCACAATGACAATCCGGAAAGGTGACATCTTCGTGTACCAAGTCTCGAGCTCAGGAACTTGTGAAGTCTGATGGATTTGGAAATTTCAACTCAGGCCTTCTCTTCGGCAACCCAATGCCGCGTTCTCTGCTTTTGATAACTCTTTCGTCGACTTGTGCCCCAACTTGACCAACCGcttcccccaccccctccGAGGCCCCAAGTGATTTCCCCACCCCCACCGTCCACTTTCCGAAATCTCGAGAGCGCAGACGTTGACCAAGAAATGGATTCCTCCATACCCAATGACAATCACTGCAACATGTCATGCGACAATTCGATGAACACGCCGTGTGGGCGTCGCCATCGGCAACAATCCGGATTATTTTTTGTAAAACTGGGGAGCAAGGCGGATTGGATTATAAACATGCAAGCTCGTCGCTCAACATTCCATCAGTCAACAGGTTGACAGCAAcacatcctcttccacatcaagatgtcaacaacaacaatcaccaccaccaccaccgagaccGTCCCGGTCAATCCCAACTTGCACGGACACGGTGCCATGCGCCTCGATGGCACCGACGAGCAATTCGGTGACTGGCGCGATGATCTGGCCCGCGATGGCTATGCGGTGATCAAGGCTGCTATTCCCCGCGAGAAGGCTTTGGGATATGCTGACCAAATGTACACGTGGTTGGAGAACTTGTAGGTTTCCCGAGACGTTGATGTTCAACACCTTGAGACACAGCATTTGCTTTCAAGCAAGCCCAATCTCAATCCCATGCTGACCCTTTTCAAATAGCAAGCTCGGCTTTGACCGCAATGACCTCTCTACCGTGCACAAGGACAGGCTGCCCGTGATCAACGAGAAGGGCATGTGTCTGGCGTACGGTCTTTCCCATGAAGACTTTGTTTGGGGTGTTCGTAGCGAGCCCGGAGTTGTGGGAGCCTTTGAGAAGGTCTacgacgacgaggatctgATTGTTTCCTTCGACGCCATCAACTTCCAGTTCCCCAAGTTCGTCTCTCCCCTATGCCGCAAAGTCGGTAGTCTGTCCGTGCGCTAACAAATTGACTAATAGCCGCACCGATCTACCCCCCAACAAGCCTTGGCCGCACCAGGATCAGGATCCCGCAAAGCACGGTTTCCGCTGCATGCAGGGACTGGTCAACCTGCTTCCCAATGGACCCGAGGATGGTGGCCTTATCGTCTGCAAGGgtggccatcttctctcgGAAGAGTTCCACCGCGACATGGCTGACGAGGAGCGTATCCCCGCCTGGACCCCTGAGTGGTACGGTTTCACTGACCGCGGCATGAAGTGGTTGGAGGACCACGGCTGTGAATGGATCAAGATCAGCGCCGAGCCCGGTGATCTACTCGTGTGGGACTCCCGTACTCCTCACTATAACCTGAGTCCCAAGCGCGACCAGCCTCGTTTCGCCGTCTACACTTGCTTCATGCCCGTCGCGGATGCCACACAGGAGGATCTTCGCCGCAAGAAGGACGCTTTCGATCGTCGTGTCGGCACCACGCATTGGCCCAATGCCAGGCACACTGGCTCCAACGTTGCCCAGCGTGATGGCAAGCCGGACCCTCACAACCGTGATCGCCCTGTGAATGATCCCAAGCTGAGCGAGCGCGCATTCAAGCTGACGGGTATTCCGTACATCAAGGACGAGTCTGCGACCATCAAACAGACCACCGTCTCCGCTTAAGTATCAAAATGTTGTTTTACAATTATTCCCCATTTGAGCAGATGATCAAATTGCACCAATGAATGTTTCTCTTTCGTTTTTTTCCCCACTGAATATCGTACAATTTCTACGTGTTTGATCGTATTCTTGGACAGCCCACTCGAACTCAAAAAAGTAGCTTCACTATCTAGTTAACATCCATATGCTCCAGTATAGCTGGTATACCAAAAATGAACTTAATTCTTGGGCCTCTTTCAGAAGAAAATTTGACCAACCTGCCACACTCGGGTTGACGACACATATATTAGTGCCTTGAAACAACTGGAACCTTTCATCAACAACATAAGATCTTTCCTAGAAGCCATTGCTGAGATAGACAGAACGCGGGCTGGTCCCGTCTTCCCGTACCCTCAATTCTACCTAAGCATCACTACCTACAGCCCCATCCTGATTTCAACCATCTTGGCCATTCGTGACGATGAACATTAAATCAATACCGGGTATATGTAGTActcatctctcttctttgcctttggtctcttttctccttccctTAGAAGTGATTATCATATCAGGAATGGAACCGTGGGAAGTGGCTTGAATAGGTACCACTTGAATGGACCTAGCACCTATGGAAATTGGATGGTATTCGTGAACTTTCTGAGCTATTCATACGCGTCTATTTCATTGTATCTCGATGGATTATTTCATACCTAAATGGATGGAGTGGTTGAAGGCTAGGATTGGAAGTTGCTCCTCGACCTACCTGACCTCCACCTACATGGCCAGGCCCGGGCGGTATAGGTAATATTACAAAATATACAACCACTACTACGCGCTACTTAATCTGGCTGGAAACATTAACTTAGCGCTTTTATAGCGTTGGATAGAAGCTATGATGCAGTATGTACATTGATCTAAACAATACATTGGTCCTTTTTCCAGACCGAagtctttcttttgcttcaTGCCAAGAAGATAAAAACGCGACGGACTCTAGGTGCCCAAATTCTGCCTGGATCGGCCTGTTTAGACTGGATGGAGGGGCACAACACACAGACATATTGACACCGGAAGATTGATTGATACATCATAGTCTATCATGAGGGGCTTCAAGTCGATAAATAAACGCCGATGATCATCGGTTATTTGAATATCTGAGTGAATGATACCCCAGCAAGGATCTTCAACGACAAAATCTCTATGCCAGGGTTTCATCATCGACAGCATGTGTTCAAGGTTTCATTGTAGACGACTTCACATGAGAGGTGCACTGTGAAGTGTGTCGGAGTCAAATGCCCGACACCTGAGCTCACAGACGGCGGAGATAAGGGGGAAATCCAATGACTCCTCCCCAGAGCAGAAAGACCGTGAAGAACGGGGTATATCCGGCAAATCGGgcctgaagaggaagaacagtatcaaatcaaaaatcatcGCAGTCATATGataaaagaaaacgaaaGGTTCAACACGTGCCTCCTGGAGAGGAcaaaatcaaagagagaCAACAAGTGGGTATTATTGCGCAAATATGAAACAGATCTCAAGAGATTAAAGCGTGTTGCACCATTAGTCACTCCCACCGGGGGATGATGGTAATGGAAGGCTGGATGCTTCAAAATACGAATGTTCGAATGCCGAGGAGTCGGAGGTGAAGATGGTCGAGCAGTCCGCAGATGGGCTCAGAAGACCACGCCCACTTTCGCCCACGTCACCCAGCTCCTCGGGAGATAGAACTCGGCCACCCAGTTCAACATCTTGGACACGAACATTGTATTCGAGAGCCTTTCGACCTTCCTTGATGAGTTCTTCAGTCCACCCAAGACATCGCTTGATACTTTGATTGAGTTTTTGACTATCAATCAAAAGCTCCTGGTGTCGTGCAAGATCAAGCATGaacttcttctcatcatgaGCTCTGTGCTTGGCATCATGTTCGGCGAGCGAATCGGGGCTTAACACCCCTTCATCAGGCACGGAGTCCTCGTCACTCAGGTCCGACACTTCGTCTTGCGAGTGCGCAAAAGAGATTTCactgtcttcctcttccatctcactAGTCGTTGACAACGCGGCGCCGGAAAAAGATCGGGTCGAAGGTGCCATGGACAAGCGACCCGAGCGACTGAGGCGACGATATCTTCGCAACTCGGCAGTGTGTTTACGCATCTCTCGCTCCAATGTCCGATTGATGGCTAGTAAGGATGAGTTGCTGATTTCAAGGTCCATAATTTTGCGTTCTGTGCGGGCGGTTGAGGCTGGGTCGAAAGAATTATCATGTTTCCCTGGGCTCATGGGCAAAGGACTCGTAGTTACCGAAGAACCGTTACTAAATATCCGAGGCCGAAGGGTCGGCATGCGCTCGGAGATCGTGGCCGGAACTCCATCTGTACTCAGCGTGGTCGAGACAATGAAGGGGCTTGCTCGAAGTCCATCCGAGGGTGTCGAGATCTGGCTGGTAGAGTCCACACTGGACGACTTTCGATGTTGCCGAAGAGGCAATAATGGCGGGCGCTCGGGCGCCTGACTGGACGACGATCCAAGTCTTTGCATCACCACCTCAACAGGCAAGGGAAGATCCGCGGCTGGCCCACCGCGCGATATTCCGTCCTCAGGCGGGTAAGAGGAAGCATCTGAAATGCGTGGCGACTTGAGACGGgcagaggagggaggggcggTGCGCGGCGGTAAGCCGGAGCGCGCGAAGCCTCCAGACCGGCGCCTGAGACTACTGACGGTAGACTGTGTATCATCTGTAGCCTCATGCTTCTCTTGATCGCCGTTGGCGTAAACGAAGCTGGAAGCGGGAGACGACCTTCCTTGCTTCAGGCGAGATGGGACTTCCACTTCGGAGGAAGGTGTCGATCGGACGGCAGAGGCGTGGAAGAACATGGGTGAGTTGGACGGAGGGTCGATTGCTGGGTGTGTTCGTGGTGTATGTTGAGCCTCGGCGTTCAATGCCTTCCCCCTCAGACTCCTGGAAGACTCGGAGGGCTTGATCCCCCGAGCCGGACTTCGCTCTGTTCGCCTAACCCCATTGACACCGAGGCCGACCGGAATTTGTGAATAGGACGCTGTAGATGATTGACCGGAGACCGAGTGTGTTGGTGAGGGGAAAGCTGCATCGCGACGGGTGGTGCGTGAACCCGAACGAGGGGTGACATTTGCACTCAGGTAGGAGGCCGGAGTAGCACTCACGTCGTCTTTGGTGGGGGTCGGATAAGGGTGATCGGGAGGGGCGAGACGACGAGGGACGGAGTATCCTGAACCAGGACTGGCCAATTTCGGGGTCAGAGGAGGCTTGCTGGTGCGATTGAAGGCAGCCGAGAGAGTCGGCGTAAAAGGTTTGGCGAGATGGCCGTGGGTTTGTTTATCGGAGGTCATAGTTGCGGAACGAGACTGGAGGCTGGCATCGTGATACAAGGCAGGCCCCAGAGCATGATGGCATTCGCCACCCTCAACAGCTCGGACCGATGCTATAAGTACGAAAGAACAACAGCACCGTGGCTTGATCACCAAACACACAAGAAGGGTCGGACGGGGAAGGTTGACGAGGGACTCGAAAACATTCAGACCCGATCGGGCCTAGGGCGGTGTTCACCGCAATACAGAGAcgctttcctttctcggCATTTGGTTTTTGGCTAATTTTGGGTGTCGCGATATTCGGAGACAAAATCGATAGTGGAATGGATTTGGGAATTATCAACCAAATGTCGTGTCAAGCAAGTGGCATTATCGAAAGTATTATTGATAGGCCGACACGCAAGATCTGACAATTCAATCCCCTCGCAACCAAACAGTATGACGCGAGGTGGCTGCAAGGCCctgagcttcttgaagctGACAAGGGGGTGGTCCCGAGGCTCCACTCCGTTGATAAGCCAATTGCGCGGACTTTGGTTTACAGAAATATGCTCGAGCCATGGTTCGAATTGTGTGCGCGAACGGTTGGGTTGCTATGCGTTTATCAAGAAAGTCAACTATGGTATTCAAAGCCAAGGTGGAAAGAATGATGAATTGCCAACTCCTAGCCCATTCGACCGGATGTAGTGTTCTACGAGGCTGGTTGTCCCAACCAAGGTCTATGCGCATACAATTGCATGCTATCAATGCTCTGGAGCTTGTTTAACGCGGATTGACCAGCGTGGAACATGTGAATGCTATTTGAAGAAAAGCCGTTTTTGCCGTGGATCAGAATCGGTTGATAACGGCTGAACCGGCGATTTGCGCTTTCTGACGGAAGGCCCGGTAAGCTCATCAGATGCCGAATCCTGGGCGGCTTCGCGTATCGTTTGCCTCGAAAGACAAAAATCTACGTGGTCATTGAAGATCCGATTATCCGCAGTTTGAGGTCGACCACAAACTGGGCAATTCAACAGCTGAACCACCGGAGGCTGCTGAGTCGAGTTGACGGCGGCAAGCTCGCCGGCGCTGGTTGTGTCATCGGCAGCCGCCCTGACACACGAGGAAGTAGTCACCTGTGTCTCCACCTCTTGACTGAGCTGTTCAAGATCGTTCATTTCGTCTTGCCTCTCTTGCCGAGCAGCATTCTCAAATGCCTCCTCGGCGCCGATTTCACGTTCATCGGCCGCCCTGGCAAGGGTCGTTGAGTTGGTCTTGTGCGCAGTCGCCATGCCAAAGAAGCCCGGCCCGACCTTTTTAGTGCTCACGAGATTAGTGACTCGCAGACCAAGAAGTCGCAACTTCAATGCCggtatttctttttcgagTTTGATCAACATGGGCAAGGCGAAGGCGTATAAATCATCTGCTTGACACACAGGTCGAGGAGGCGCCGTCTGGCGTGTGAGGACTTCGAACGTATGAAGCTTGACCTTTAAGCAAAGGGTCCGGCCCTTGAATTGAGTGCGCGTCAGATCCTTCTCGAGCTCATCCGCAGCCCAGCGGAGCTTTGCACGgatctcttctttgccgTCAATCGCATGGAAAGTCGTCTCGGTGCCTACACTCTTGCGTTCATGTGTCTCGACAGGCTCGATCTTCGTCCGCCCGAGACCCAGATAACACTGCGCAAGAAACTGGAAAGCCTTCTCACCGAACAACCTCGTCAGAAAGGCGCGCTGGGGGTAGATATCCCCGCAAGTCTTGATACCGATCGAGTCCAGCTCTCGCTCAAACACACGGCCGATTCCATTGACCTTGCGCACTGACAAATCTTGCATGAAATTCATAATAGCAGTCCGATCATTGGGGATGCGATATTGCCCATTCGGCTTGTTCATGTTTGAGCAAATCTTGGCCAATTTAGCGTTGGCAGCGATCCCGGCAGAGACGGAGACTTTCGTCACTTCCAGAATCTCCGCTCGCATGCGTTCCACGGCCTCGTCTGGCCCAAGTTCATTCTCTGCACAGTACGCGGTGATATTCAAGTATGCCTCGTCAATACTCGCACTTTCAAAGAGCGGATCATACTGAGCGATGATTTCGCGAATTTCCTTTGCCTTGGCAGTGTATTTGTCAAAGTTGGAAGATATGAGAATCAATTGCGGACACAATTTCTTCGCCACAAATGAAGCCATTCCACTGCGAACTCCGAATTTCCGGGCCTCGTAGTTGCATGTCGTGAGCACGCCTTTCCCAACAGCCATGGGAACCGTTTTCAGTTCCGGGCGGCCCAACTCTTCCACTGCCGCGAAGAAAGCATCGCAGTCTACATGTATTATGTATTGAGAAAGATCGCGGCCTAACTCGAGACTGGCGAGATATTCATCGGCCCGGCGCAGATCATGGGATAGGTCCAACTTTTCCAGTCGGGCTTTCACTTTGAGGATGCGCTGAATCTTGACAGTGAGAGTGCGATCACGTTCTTGCTCGTGGTCAAAGAACTTGGATCCCTTAGAAGCATTGTAGATAATTTCTGATACCTGAAAGATCGTGTCAGCTGACCACCTCGACCTCACGAGGTCTCTGACCTGGCGGGACGCACTTTTTGCTGATCGACTGTGTCTTGGCCCGCTTTAGTCAAGGACGGCCCCAGCAACTGATACTTGAGGGTTTCAAAGCTTTCCTCGCCTTCCGGTGGGATCGACGCTTCTTTTGCTGCTCCATCGGGAGAAGTCATATTTTCCGGCGAGCCATCAGGCGGAGGAGAGAGTCGCCAAGTTGACACTGACTCAACACTTCAAGATTCGCATCCAAACCCCCCGCTAGGCTGCTGCCAGGCACAACCCTGGGTGACGCATTCTCACGTGATCACGCGTTACGGATTCACGTGTCCGGGCGGCGCCGCTGGTGACTCCGCAACGACAGCCCCTATGTGGATATTAGACACAGCTGGAGACTTCCTGGACGGTGAGCCTTCGAGGAAGCAACGAGGAGATAAGATTCTGAGGTCGAATGCATGCTAAGTGACATCATCAGGAAAACGGCTGTGGCTGCGTCCTGGGAAGCAATACCTCTTTGGACGCGTGAAGGGAGATGACGGTATGTACTAGGGCTGCGGGCGTGAGGAATTCAAGCGAGCGACCACCTGCTGATCATTGACCTTCCTTTTAGTGCGCCATGTCATCCCAAACAAGTCAATCTCTCGGAAACATATGGTAATCGAGGTCTCCAACGTAGGACCTCGAGATGGAGTATGACTATCTCTATCAATGACAATCAATATACCGAGAGCACGCTGACAGCCGACGGCAGGGCCGAACACATGCGCGAACAAAATTGTTCATCACCGACCTTGATTCCAGCCGTGGAACCGTGGTCAATGGGGAGAAAATTACCGGGAAGAACCAATTGGCTGGAGATGAGAACAGCATCTTGCTTGGCAACTATCCGCATGCATTGCGGTAAGAAACCCCCACTTGCTTCTTGCTCTCGGCCAAACCTGGTCCTGACTGAAAATTCCAGGATCAAGTGGGAACCGGTGGTTCTAAGCTTTTCGTTTTCATCGAAGGAGATGAGAGCTGAGGATCCATTGGCCCGAGTTCGGAATCGCCTCGAAAGTCTCGACATCAAGACGGTTATACCCTACCTAGTTGGGCAAACTACACACGTTGTGCAAAGCAAACGAAACACCGCCAAGGGACTACAGGCCCTAATTAATGGCAAATATATTGTTGAAAATTCCTACATCGACGCCCTTGTCTATGCCAGCACTCCAACCGATCTCGGAAACGACGCATCGCTTTCTCCGCTGGAACTCGACTTCGAATCGGCATGGCCCGATCCGACGGAACATCTTCCACCCGCCGGAAATGAGCCGGTCAGCCGGCCAGCTGCTGCGTTTGCGCCTGACCCTGGACGTGGAAATGTCTTCGAAGGCTATACCTTTGTGTTCGGCGATTCTTCACAGTTCGAGAACCTACAAGCAGCGATCAACAATGGCCAAGGAAAAGCTCTCTTTTATCAAATCAAGGACGGTGAAACGACTGCTGAAGAGATTGCGGATTTCATGCGATCGGCAGCGGGCCAAAAAGGTATTGGGTCACAGCGAGAGGAACAAGGCGGAGTCGTGCTGGTCCGATTTCGATCGAAGGGTGAGTTTGAACCTTGGTCAATTGAGCTGGGCAATGAAGTTGCCCTTATCACGGATCAACGGGTCATCGAGCAACGTGAATTTCTTGATGCCATTTTGAGCAACGATGCATCTCCGTTGTGTCGACCGCTTCCGCGCGCAGAAGGGACAGACGAAAGCCAGGAAAATGCGAAACCGCCGACAAGAGGGACGAGAACGGAATCTCCTGGTCCAGAAATTCCCACGGCTCCATCTGTTCGAGATCATAGCAGCTCTATCGAGTtgcaaaaaaagacatcGAAGGCGCGAAAGTACATCAGCAAAATGCAAACCTTTGACGATGGATTTGACATGGAGTCAGTACCTGTCTATACtccagatgacgaggaggcaGTCGTAAGCCAACCTATGGACGTGGACCCGGTCCAGACCAACGACTCAAGCGACGAGAAAGCTAGTCCAGGAGAACAGGACGAGAACGACGCCGTGGCAGACCTGTTACCTGGCTCACGAGCAATGAAGCGTCGTCGCGCTGAGATTGGTGGACGACATGAGAAGGAGGACTCACGGGAGATAGCAAACGCGGCCCCAAAACCGAAACGTGTCAAGCTGGACGTACGCGAAGCTGCACGAAAACAccgtgaagaggaagaagaacatcaaAGGCGacaagttgaagaagaccGGCATATTTCCGAGGATATTGACGTGGAGAAATTGAAAGACCTCGCCATTGTCGAAGAGATGGAAATTCCAGCTCGAGCCCCCGCCGAAAGAGAGCGCCAAACGTCCGATAGATGGGACGAGAAGTGGAACGGACGGAAAAACTTCAAGCGATTCAGGAGGAAGGGAGAGCCTCAACATGCACGCCGCATCCAGAGCGTGATTGTGCCTCTCGAAGAGGTTACCCGGAAAGCCTTTGGTATTGGGGAGCATTACTGGGTCAGCAGCACGAAACCTTCCGAGATTAATCAAAGCAGCGAGAGAGACGGTCGACAACGCAGACAAGTGTCTGTTTTCGACGACGCCGAAAGTAAACGTCCTGATTCGTCGATTGCAATCTCAGCAACGCCGGACCCGACACCTGGGTCTCAATCTCTGCCCTCCCGTGCCCGCAGTCAGAAGAGGCCTCGAGAGGCTCGGGATTCCGATAGCGACGACGAGCCAAGATTCTCATTCCGGCGAAAGCGTTAGCAGTTCCTTGATACCATAAGTGATCTTTCTATGTTCATCAGATACCCAACAACGCTTTTCCATTGCACCGGTCTGCTCTTCTCAAGTAAGCCCGACAACCTCTCAGGCTTCTGCATCTAAACCTTTTCAGAAAGGCCATCTTCCGTGTTCATATCTATCCCCAGGAAGACAACTTTAATTCTGTTCtcggggagggaggagggcTTAAAAATGTAAATGG
The nucleotide sequence above comes from Penicillium oxalicum strain HP7-1 chromosome II, whole genome shotgun sequence. Encoded proteins:
- a CDS encoding DNA polymerase kappa produces the protein MTSPDGAAKEASIPPEGEESFETLKYQLLGPSLTKAGQDTVDQQKVSEIIYNASKGSKFFDHEQERDRTLTVKIQRILKVKARLEKLDLSHDLRRADEYLASLELGRDLSQYIIHVDCDAFFAAVEELGRPELKTVPMAVGKGVLTTCNYEARKFGVRSGMASFVAKKLCPQLILISSNFDKYTAKAKEIREIIAQYDPLFESASIDEAYLNITAYCAENELGPDEAVERMRAEILEVTKVSVSAGIAANAKLAKICSNMNKPNGQYRIPNDRTAIMNFMQDLSVRKVNGIGRVFERELDSIGIKTCGDIYPQRAFLTRLFGEKAFQFLAQCYLGLGRTKIEPVETHERKSVGTETTFHAIDGKEEIRAKLRWAADELEKDLTRTQFKGRTLCLKVKLHTFEVLTRQTAPPRPVCQADDLYAFALPMLIKLEKEIPALKLRLLGLRVTNLVSTKKVGPGFFGMATAHKTNSTTLARAADEREIGAEEAFENAARQERQDEMNDLEQLSQEVETQVTTSSCVRAAADDTTSAGELAAVNSTQQPPVVQLLNCPVCGRPQTADNRIFNDHVDFCLSRQTIREAAQDSASDELTGPSVRKRKSPVQPLSTDSDPRQKRLFFK